ACTATTCGCATTCCAGCTTCGGCTTGCGGAAGTTGGTGATGTACCAGCGACCTTCGGACCTGGTGGCGTAGAATGTGTAGAAGCACTCCTGCTCCTCGACATAGCCGGGAGTGGTCGTCTCCTCATAGCGCGTGCCGCGCCTGGTGTCGCGATACTCGCCACTGGTCGAGCCGGCAACTGCGTTTGTCGATATCTTGCTCCACTGATAGGCGCGCTGTCCGCGGCCGAGTTCGATCACCGACGTAGGCGGACCGTAGTCGATGATGACCGACTCGAGCGGCTGGCCGATATAGCCCTTCATGACGTCCGACTGGCAGCCGGCCAGGAAGACGGCGGCGGCGATGGCAAGTGTGCCGACAGCGCGGCGTGCAGTGCTGAGAGACATGTGTGATCCCAGGTTGTGGATGATGTTTCCGGGCAGCTACGCCGCCAAGATTGCATCTACATTGCAGCAGCCCGGGTGATCGCAGCCGGCATCGGGAATCTCTCTTGTCCTCGGAATTTAAACCTGATTAAAAGATGCAACTTTTAGCGGTGACGGCCTGTCATCGCCCTTGGGCGGTCAATCCATGGCATCGACAACAAGCGCGATCGAGCAGCTTTTCGTGACCGAGCGCTCACGTCTGCGGCGGTTGATCGCGCGCATCGTCGGCAGCCGCCAGGACGCCGAAGACGTCATCCAGGACACCTATCTCAGGCTCGGCGACCGCGACCTTACGCCTGCCGACCGCGGCCTGGTGGTCAGTGCCGCCAAGAACCTCGCGCTCGACCACAAGCGCGGCCATGCGGTCCGTACGAACTTCACCCAGAACGTCTTGCCAGAACAGATGACGCGACAGGCAGCCCAGCCCGAAGAGATCGTGGCGGCGCGACAGGACCTTGCCGATTTTCTCGGCGCCATCAACACGCTGCCGCAGCGCAGGGCGCAGATCTTCCTGCTCGCCCGGGTCGACGGCATGCCTTACGCGCAGATCGCCAAGGCGCTTAACATTTCCCTGAGCACGGTGGAAAAGGAGATGGCTAGCGCGCTGGCCTTCTGTCACCAGTGGCAGCGCAAACGCGAAATCTCGTGAGGGATATGCGCAGCTGAATCGTTCTCTGTATAAGGGCACGATTGCCCATCGAGGGAACGTCGAGCTTCGTATGTCCGAGAACTCAAGGTCAGCCGAGATCAGCGACCAGGCCATCCGCGAAGCGGCGGAGTGGTTCGCTCGCCTGCAAAGCACTGGGGTCACCGATGCGGACCGGTCGGCGTTCCGGGCCTGGCTGGCCATGGACCGCGCCAATCACGACGCCTTCAGTAAGACCAAGAAGCTGTGGCACGAACTCGCCGTGCCGGCGCGGATCGCCGGCCGGGACAGCTGGCATCGCCGGGGGCTTTATCGCCCGACGCTCGCGCAGCGCGCGGTCAAGACAGGGGCAGCACTTTCGTTCGCCTTCCTCATGTTGGGCTCGGTTGCCC
The nucleotide sequence above comes from Aminobacter aminovorans. Encoded proteins:
- a CDS encoding RNA polymerase sigma factor, whose translation is MASTTSAIEQLFVTERSRLRRLIARIVGSRQDAEDVIQDTYLRLGDRDLTPADRGLVVSAAKNLALDHKRGHAVRTNFTQNVLPEQMTRQAAQPEEIVAARQDLADFLGAINTLPQRRAQIFLLARVDGMPYAQIAKALNISLSTVEKEMASALAFCHQWQRKREIS